The genomic window CTAaagcaaatattaaatatgagcTAATTAGGACACGACCCACTTAAATCCAACGCCTCCGTTATCCATTTTTCTCTTCGCTTGCTAATGAACAGGATGGAGCGCCCTGCACACCTTACAGGATATAAGCAGCTACTGACATGAGGAGCTAGCAATCCGACCCCTAATCCTTCACAAAATACTTCATCTACCATCCAGAATGCCATGATGTGTTGAGATATTCTCGCGTTGAGATATTCTCGCGTTTCGAGAACACAGAACGCTTTACTCGAATCGTGACGTTAATCCCAAAGGCCCAGCTCTCATCGATGCACTAGATACACAGCCTAGTTAGCTGGCTACAATGACGTTAGCGAGCTAATCGCCATTAGCAATTTAAccagctttaaaataaaataaaaaccccgCAGAATGTACGGAAATGCGGTCTCGCTTTGTATTAAACTAACTATATATGCGTAACACGTCTTCTGAGgtcatttctgaaaatattttcgCGTTGTAATGGCGAAATTTTCCATTGCGGTCTTTCACTGATGGAGAAAGACCGAGGCCTCGCTTTTGACGAGCACTGGTTATCTGAATAAGCTAGCAAGCTAACCAAAACCTTGGAATACCAAAATGGTTCAGTGTTAACTGTAAAATCCACTAGATATGATGCACAGCGCGCTGTTTCATACTCTGTGTAAGGCGTTTAAACGCCGAGCAGGAAGCCATTTTGTATTCAGCCCTCGTTTTGTCGTTTCGCTAGTCATTTAGCGCTTTTCGCGAGCTAATGCTAACGTCCGCCATTCAGTTCTTTTTTCTAATTCAGACACCCACGATGAGCAACGTCAAACACGAATTTAATGTTGTTATCGTTTAAAAGCAAGCAAACTCACGGTTAAGATAGGGTTTAGTCCCGCTTTTTCTCTATGAAAGCTCAGGTTGGAGTGTCCGTCCTCCTCTCGTTCTTCAGTCTCTGGGCTGTACCACTTCCGCTAAAGTTGACACATCCGCTTCCTATAAACTGGGCCAGCCCTGCTTTACTGCGGGGTTGTTCCCCCCCTCCCCTAAACGACTGAACTCGTATATATTGATTACCTATTTCACgaaatgtctttgtgtgtattATTCTGAGCAAATATTATAGttattgtataattatatatatatatatatatatatatatatatatatatagtataataacGTGATGCATTATCTCGGTTTCCCTAACCAGAGACAATATTTGCATTTGTTACACACCCTCCCAGATAGTGCACTTTATGAGCACAGGAACGAGAGATATTGCACTTCATTGTATTAAAAGGACAGTTAGAGGTCAGCCTTGCTGTAAAAttctaaacaacaacaaaaaaagtgtacaCACTAGAACActttgtaaaatacattttattagatTCACACCAAGATATTACATACTAACATGAACATGTGTATATCATAACTGACCATCCTGGTCTGTCGGCTGACACCGAGCCATTAAACCGAGTTTTGATAGTCTTTACTCTTGGAGTTGTTAGAAATGTCTGAAATCGTTCCCTTTGTACAAAGCAGATGACAGACTGGATGCAAATTCTTGTCCGAGTTGATCTTGGTTCAGGTTTATTTTGGTGGCCTGTAGGCAATCTTCCTGCTCTTCAGTACAGACCATCGATGCCTCTTCAGATAATACACCAGCGGCAAGAGGATTGCTGAACCCATAAGCAGCTGGAATTGAAAGAAATATGGTTATAATGAAACACAGTTCTACAAAGTTCAgatacaacagcaaaaaaacgggtttttttttttttactctaaaaacagtgaatttaaaaaatgactgatACCCTACAAAAGAAATTACAAACAGTTAAATCTTTAACTCAAACAACTGAAGAAAATGCTTACAGTTCCTTTAACAAAACCATTATCAaaagaacttaaaaaaaagtattttctctCAAAATGTGTGGCAATATAATAGTATTTGTATTGCCTATAACCACACTCCATTTCTCTGAGGTAAGAATATGAAGGTGCATACCCTATGGTCACCACCATGGTGAATATTTAATAGTTTTTCTCATAGGAtctttaaaaatacagatgTAATCAGTTAAAATTAACATTCATAATAATAGTATTCACAATATTAACAATGATTCTGGAGTTGCCTGTACAAATACTTCAGAAGAAGCTCtggaaatacattttaaatcagtgttAATTCCCTTCTTTAAGAGATCAAGAGATCATGTACTACCTTAAGGCCCATTTTCTTCCGCTGGTCGTGTTCTGGTTCGGCTGCCCAGCGCAAGAAAGTGCACACGTCTTTAGCCACCTGGCTCATTGTGGCTGGCGTGCCTGTAACAGGACAAAAGCCCTATCAATTCTTGTGAAATTCTACAGTTGTACATAAAGACATCATCTTTACTTTGAATACTTCCATTCATGTGCCATACATTTACTACACTAGTTTTGATCAAGGAAGCAATTAACATATTAGCAGTAAAAGCCAGGGCAATGAAGCAAAGCCTTCAAACAATAACAGCTAAGCTAACTAAAACACAGTCCAAGGTAAAATTTGCAGTACAAAAGACAACATTGCTTaagctgttttattatttgaagAAATGTACAGCAGCCGAGTTTCCATTTTGCATTCATCCTTGTCCTAATATTGGGGGGGGAAATAAGCTTGGTCACAGAGCTATTCTCTAAAACACATTTAGGAACTCAAGCTAGCTATCTTAATCAAAATGAGCTTTCACATTGTCTTTCCTCCCCAAATTAAGCTTGGCATTAGACCAAACTGGCACCATTCCTCCGCCCAGATGTTCACTCTGAGCATCATGTGAAGGTCTTCCTTCATGCCTGCCTGTAGAAAACTCACCATCGTCATACTCCAAGACCTCATTATAGATGGGCGGAGCCATGCCGATGGCCTGGCCAGGAAAGTAGGGGTTGTAGTAGAGTCCCTCCCTCACAGGCACACCAGCAGGGGGATCACAGTAACCAGTCAACAGTGAGAAAACATAGTCCTCTCCGCCATGCCTGCAGTGTACACACGTACAAAATGACTACATAACAGTCACATTGATAACTGCATCATACTCAAGAAAACCAGACACAATTCACGTTGccaaaagaaatgaaagctacAGTATGGTCCAAATGTCTGAGCTTATGACCATGAACTCCATGACCATGAATAACACAGTTTGACAAGTACTTTTTTCCTCAAACCAGACATCGTGCTTCACTGATGATCAAATTTGCTACCGTTTAGTAAGAGTAAGAAACATGGGGAATGCATGAGACATGACTCCCTAACTATCAATGAAATGCTACACAGCGTTAAGAAACTGATTCACTTCTCTCCGCATCATACAGGGGTTAATCTTAACGCACTGTAAATGGTCAATGGGTCAAAAACTGAATGTGACTGAGGTGTAGCACTTCAtctaggttaaaaaaaaagttctttaatGTAGTCCTATTAAATTATTCCATTTATATTTGACAATTAGAACTTGTATTATAGCTACATGATGAGTCAAAGACATGCTCATTTTCTGTACATGCAAAGATGTGATTTCTGTGCACTGAGCAGATTAAGTGTCAGTGTTACCTGGCATTAACAATGTAGCTGAGGTCAGGTGGAAGAGCACCGTTGTTAGCGGCACGGGCCGCTTCCGGATTGGAGTACGGCTTTGGGAAGTAATCAGACAGTTTCCCAGGACGAGTGAACATCTCTCCTGATTCGTCTGGACCATCTACTACCTCAATCTATGAAAggggagaaagaaagtgagttGATTAAAGCATTTACGGATGTCTCTTAAACAGAATAAAGAGATGTAGTGGTAAAGATGGTAACATTCAATGATTCCAATCACTTAATTGATTCAATAGGTGTTTATTCCACTGCACCGTTTAATGCCAAAAATCTGACTGGTgaaaaggtgttgattcattttctgtgagTATGCTCGTAGAGGCATGTCCTGTTtatcagttccagtgaaggaactT from Ictalurus furcatus strain D&B chromosome 5, Billie_1.0, whole genome shotgun sequence includes these protein-coding regions:
- the LOC128607551 gene encoding cytochrome c1, heme protein, mitochondrial; the encoded protein is MRTVSSITLAGVGAEMAALRLCVWRSTSRALLHSKHPAQFTRANISFASLSKGRKAAISTLGVLTAGGAGLALILHQSVKASDLELHAPSYPWSHGGMLSALDHASIRRGYQVYKQVCSACHSMEYLAFRNLVGVSHTEEEAKALAEEIEVVDGPDESGEMFTRPGKLSDYFPKPYSNPEAARAANNGALPPDLSYIVNARHGGEDYVFSLLTGYCDPPAGVPVREGLYYNPYFPGQAIGMAPPIYNEVLEYDDGTPATMSQVAKDVCTFLRWAAEPEHDQRKKMGLKLLMGSAILLPLVYYLKRHRWSVLKSRKIAYRPPK